A portion of the Cellulophaga algicola DSM 14237 genome contains these proteins:
- a CDS encoding four helix bundle protein, translating to MENKKYDLEDRLVAFAGDIILFCKDLPNDMTGEYYGNQLLRSAGSSALNFGEAQGASSVKDYIHKASICLKELKESRVNLKILNKAFYGDESIRLNLLEEVEQLIKIIATIIKNKKNQ from the coding sequence ATGGAAAATAAAAAATATGATTTAGAGGATAGACTGGTGGCTTTTGCGGGAGATATTATTTTATTCTGCAAAGACTTGCCAAATGATATGACTGGAGAGTATTATGGGAATCAATTACTGAGGTCTGCAGGTAGTTCTGCTCTTAATTTTGGAGAAGCTCAGGGAGCTAGTTCGGTTAAAGATTATATTCATAAGGCAAGTATTTGTTTAAAAGAATTGAAAGAGTCTAGAGTGAACCTAAAGATTTTGAATAAGGCTTTTTATGGTGATGAAAGTATACGTTTGAATCTATTAGAAGAAGTAGAACAACTAATAAAAATTATTGCAACAATTATTAAAAATAAGAAAAATCAGTGA
- the rsmI gene encoding 16S rRNA (cytidine(1402)-2'-O)-methyltransferase, with translation MGKLYIVPTPIGNLEDITLRAIRVLKEADLILAEDTRTSGKLLHHLEISTHMQSHHMHNEHKTVDNIVKRILAGDTIALISDAGTPAISDPGFLLTRACVEHHIEVDCLPGATAFVPALVNSGLPNDKFVFEGFLPVKKGRQTRLILLAEEPRTIIFYESPHKLLKTLGSFVEYFGADRQVSVSRELTKLYEETIRGTAEEVLKHYTDKPPKGEIVIVVAGKTKEK, from the coding sequence ATGGGAAAACTCTATATTGTACCAACACCAATAGGAAATTTAGAAGATATTACACTAAGAGCCATACGTGTATTAAAAGAAGCAGATTTAATTCTAGCGGAAGATACACGCACGAGTGGCAAGCTATTGCATCATCTTGAAATTTCAACGCACATGCAAAGTCATCATATGCATAATGAGCATAAGACGGTAGACAATATTGTTAAGCGAATTCTAGCGGGCGATACCATTGCCCTAATCTCTGATGCTGGTACGCCTGCCATTTCTGATCCTGGGTTTTTACTAACAAGAGCTTGTGTAGAACATCATATAGAGGTCGATTGTCTTCCCGGAGCTACGGCTTTTGTTCCTGCTTTAGTAAATAGCGGATTGCCTAATGATAAGTTTGTTTTTGAAGGTTTTCTACCCGTTAAAAAAGGAAGGCAAACTAGATTAATATTACTCGCAGAAGAGCCAAGAACTATAATTTTTTATGAATCGCCTCATAAATTATTAAAAACACTAGGTAGTTTTGTAGAATATTTTGGAGCAGACCGGCAAGTTTCTGTTTCTCGAGAATTAACTAAACTGTATGAAGAAACAATACGTGGAACGGCAGAAGAAGTCTTAAAACACTATACAGACAAACCTCCAAAAGGAGAAATTGTGATCGTCGTTGCCGGAAAAACAAAAGAGAAATGA
- a CDS encoding DoxX family protein, which produces MKTIKILYWIGTALLTAIMLFSIQMYLLNTEAIEGAFTTLGYPTYLVYPLAFAKILGLIAIFGNFNRSLKEWAYAGFFFDISLAFFAHIAANDGQYLFALLAFIGLIISYFAGKKARP; this is translated from the coding sequence ATGAAAACTATTAAAATACTTTATTGGATTGGAACCGCATTATTAACTGCAATTATGCTGTTTTCTATTCAGATGTACTTGTTAAATACAGAGGCAATAGAAGGTGCATTTACAACATTAGGATATCCTACTTATTTGGTGTATCCCTTAGCTTTTGCTAAAATTTTAGGGCTAATTGCCATATTTGGTAATTTTAATAGATCTTTGAAGGAATGGGCGTACGCAGGTTTTTTCTTTGATATTAGTTTAGCCTTTTTTGCACATATAGCAGCAAATGACGGACAATATTTATTTGCCTTATTAGCCTTTATCGGGTTAATAATTTCTTATTTTGCGGGTAAAAAGGCAAGGCCGTAA
- a CDS encoding carboxymuconolactone decarboxylase family protein, with amino-acid sequence MALVQPLDPNHDKETKELAEFFNETLGFCPNSVLTMQHRPAISKAFINLNKAVMANEGSVTSALKRMIAWVSSNATGCRYCQAHAIRAAERYGAEQEQLDNIWEYRTHAAFSEAERAALDFSLQASQVPNGVDAEIKERLYQYWNEGEIVEMLGVISLFGYLNRWNDSMGTTIENGAVESADQYLGKTGWEKGKHDGSKY; translated from the coding sequence ATGGCCTTAGTACAACCTTTAGATCCGAATCACGATAAAGAAACCAAAGAATTAGCAGAATTCTTTAATGAAACCTTGGGTTTCTGTCCAAACTCTGTATTAACTATGCAGCATAGACCTGCAATTTCTAAAGCATTTATCAATTTAAACAAAGCCGTTATGGCTAATGAAGGTAGCGTTACTTCTGCCTTAAAACGTATGATTGCTTGGGTAAGTAGTAATGCTACAGGATGCCGTTACTGCCAAGCGCATGCCATCAGAGCCGCAGAACGCTACGGAGCAGAACAGGAGCAATTAGATAATATTTGGGAATACAGAACGCATGCTGCTTTTTCCGAAGCTGAACGTGCTGCACTAGATTTTTCATTACAAGCATCACAAGTACCAAATGGTGTTGACGCTGAGATTAAAGAACGTTTATACCAATATTGGAATGAGGGTGAAATTGTAGAAATGTTAGGCGTTATTTCTCTTTTTGGCTATTTAAATAGATGGAATGATTCTATGGGAACTACGATAGAAAATGGCGCTGTTGAAAGTGCAGATCAATATCTAGGAAAAACAGGTTGGGAAAAAGGCAAACATGATGGATCTAAATATTAG
- a CDS encoding OsmC family protein produces the protein MSTTNHISTKWLGNMTFESNNPSGNSLKIDIAKEDGGDGNGYRPKALMLSSLAGCSGLDVAALIKKMKLDVEEFHIETIANLTDEHPKFYDKVVVEYHFHGANLKEDKLQRAVDLSVEKYCGVMEMFRQFAEVEINTFFHNK, from the coding sequence ATGAGCACAACAAATCATATATCAACCAAATGGTTGGGCAACATGACCTTTGAAAGTAATAATCCTTCAGGAAATAGTTTAAAAATAGATATTGCTAAAGAAGATGGTGGTGATGGTAATGGGTACAGACCTAAGGCGTTGATGCTTTCTTCTCTTGCAGGATGCTCAGGATTGGATGTAGCCGCATTGATAAAAAAAATGAAATTAGACGTAGAAGAATTTCATATTGAAACCATCGCTAATTTGACGGATGAGCACCCAAAATTTTATGATAAAGTTGTGGTAGAATATCACTTTCACGGCGCTAATCTTAAAGAAGATAAGCTGCAAAGAGCGGTAGATTTATCCGTAGAAAAATACTGTGGTGTTATGGAAATGTTTCGTCAGTTTGCTGAGGTAGAAATCAACACGTTTTTTCATAATAAATAA
- a CDS encoding thymidine kinase: MFLENTVNPKEQFGWIEVICGSMFSGKTEELIRRLKRAQFAKQKVEIFKPQVDTRYHEEMVVSHDANQIRSTPVPAAANIRLLADGCDVVGIDEAQFFDDEIVAVCNDLANRGIRVLVAGLDMDFKGNPFGPMPALMATAEYVTKVHAICTRTGNLANYSFRKSTNDKLVLLGETEAYEPLSRAAYYKAMLREKIKDIDIEAEQVKNNTNTNG; the protein is encoded by the coding sequence ATGTTTCTTGAAAATACTGTAAACCCTAAAGAACAATTTGGCTGGATCGAAGTTATCTGCGGTTCTATGTTCTCTGGTAAGACAGAGGAACTTATCCGACGACTAAAGAGAGCCCAATTCGCTAAGCAAAAGGTTGAAATTTTTAAACCTCAGGTAGACACACGCTATCATGAAGAAATGGTGGTATCACATGATGCCAACCAAATACGCTCTACTCCGGTGCCCGCTGCCGCAAATATTCGCTTGTTAGCTGATGGATGCGATGTAGTAGGAATTGATGAAGCTCAGTTTTTTGATGATGAAATTGTTGCCGTTTGTAATGATTTGGCAAATAGAGGAATTCGTGTTTTAGTTGCAGGTCTTGATATGGATTTTAAAGGAAACCCTTTTGGTCCCATGCCCGCATTGATGGCTACAGCAGAATATGTTACCAAAGTGCATGCTATTTGTACACGCACTGGAAATTTAGCCAATTATAGCTTTAGAAAATCTACCAATGACAAATTAGTATTATTGGGCGAAACAGAAGCTTATGAACCTTTAAGCAGAGCTGCATATTACAAAGCTATGCTCCGAGAAAAAATTAAAGATATTGATATTGAAGCGGAGCAAGTAAAAAACAATACAAACACCAATGGCTAA
- a CDS encoding HopJ type III effector protein, whose protein sequence is MKIADFKNRLEHTPKEIEFSETMAVIEEHYNFSPTAFTNGVLKNAAGENSGSCKLFAFAVDQELTKEQALACFGAYYFDDVLNDPAGNGHQNIRNFMVTGFEGLHFDGVAVTDK, encoded by the coding sequence ATGAAAATAGCAGATTTTAAAAATAGATTAGAACATACCCCTAAAGAAATTGAATTTTCTGAAACGATGGCTGTTATAGAGGAGCATTATAATTTTTCTCCAACAGCATTCACGAACGGAGTATTGAAAAATGCGGCCGGCGAAAATTCAGGATCTTGTAAATTATTTGCTTTTGCGGTAGATCAAGAATTAACCAAGGAACAGGCTTTAGCATGTTTTGGTGCCTATTATTTTGATGATGTATTAAATGATCCAGCAGGAAACGGACACCAAAACATAAGAAATTTTATGGTAACAGGTTTTGAAGGTTTGCATTTTGATGGGGTTGCAGTAACAGATAAATAA